A stretch of the Clostridium fungisolvens genome encodes the following:
- a CDS encoding LytTR family DNA-binding domain-containing protein has translation MRIRIEVDNKIEENEVIIRCNELDEDVKSIKNALDEILSQNKKITFYRGETEYYLSLEEILFFETEESSICAHTIDNIYNVRYKLYELEEFLPGYFMRVSKSTILNTNHIYSITRSISSSSKVEFQNTHKQVYVSRYYYKPLKIKLSEKRK, from the coding sequence ATGAGAATACGGATTGAAGTAGATAATAAAATTGAAGAAAATGAAGTTATTATCAGGTGTAATGAATTAGATGAAGATGTTAAAAGTATTAAAAATGCACTTGATGAAATCTTGTCGCAGAATAAAAAGATAACTTTTTACAGAGGTGAAACTGAATATTATCTTTCGCTAGAAGAAATTTTATTTTTTGAAACAGAAGAAAGTTCGATTTGTGCACATACCATTGATAATATATACAATGTAAGATATAAGCTTTATGAACTTGAAGAATTTTTACCAGGATACTTTATGAGAGTTTCAAAATCAACAATTCTAAATACAAATCATATTTACTCCATAACAAGAAGCATATCATCATCAAGCAAGGTTGAATTCCAAAATACTCATAAACAGGTATATGTTTCGAGGTATTACTATAAACCATTAAAAATAAAATTATCAGAAAAGAGGAAATAA
- a CDS encoding LiaF transmembrane domain-containing protein: MRKERVFWGLAFILGGVFLVVSKLGLFPDINVFSLLLTVFFVVIIVKSLVHMNFPGVLFPAAFLCIIYDKQLGITSITPWTVLIAALLGSIGLSMIFHNHNHNKLVNTTKYDHEDYKFDKIDVEDESHVVFRNSFNATTKYINADDFEKADFNCSFGALKVYFDNATMRNDNAVVRINASFSGVELYVPKTWNVVNKTSGLFGAVDEKNKSDKVITNTLTLVGDISFSGVEIIYI, translated from the coding sequence ATGAGAAAAGAAAGGGTTTTTTGGGGATTAGCATTTATTTTAGGTGGAGTTTTCCTGGTCGTAAGCAAGCTAGGACTGTTTCCTGATATAAATGTATTTAGTTTATTATTAACAGTTTTTTTTGTGGTGATAATTGTAAAGAGTTTGGTTCATATGAATTTTCCAGGTGTTTTATTCCCTGCAGCATTCCTTTGTATAATATATGATAAACAACTAGGGATCACAAGCATTACGCCATGGACTGTATTGATTGCAGCACTACTTGGCAGTATTGGTCTTTCTATGATTTTTCATAATCATAATCATAATAAATTGGTTAATACAACCAAGTATGATCATGAAGATTATAAGTTTGATAAAATTGATGTAGAAGATGAAAGTCATGTTGTATTTAGAAATTCATTTAATGCCACTACAAAATATATAAATGCAGATGATTTTGAGAAAGCAGATTTTAATTGTTCTTTTGGAGCACTTAAGGTATACTTTGATAACGCAACTATGCGTAATGATAATGCTGTTGTTAGAATTAATGCTTCTTTTTCAGGGGTTGAATTATACGTCCCTAAAACTTGGAATGTTGTTAATAAAACTAGTGGATTATTTGGAGCTGTTGATGAAAAAAATAAAAGTGATAAGGTTATAACAAATACTTTAACCTTAGTTGGGGACATTAGTTTCTCAGGAGTTGAAA